A window of the bacterium genome harbors these coding sequences:
- a CDS encoding histone deacetylase, with product MSTGIAFDPIFLKHNFTGHPENAKRLDSIITRLKATGLFEKIQTITARAAESKEISLCHSQEYVEYVKSFCEKGGGYFDPDTYSNQNSFLAAATAVGSSIDLTKEVCSGNLKNGFALLRPPGHHALANRAMGFCLFGNIAIAAKSALTQPGINKVAIVDFDVHHGNGTQALVGDDPNILFISTHQYPFYPGTGSIREIGTGDAEGTVINNPLQAGVGDTGFKSVFEEIVIPMLQRFHPDLILVSAGYDAHWDDPLANLNLSLSGFDWITTQLIKSATQLCEGKIIFFLEGGYNLDVLSYGVTNTIRGLLGIDGFEDPIGKSNQTEPDITHLLNELKKIHSL from the coding sequence TTGAGCACCGGAATAGCTTTCGATCCAATATTCTTAAAACACAACTTCACCGGTCATCCCGAGAATGCGAAAAGACTCGACTCAATAATTACGCGGTTAAAAGCAACGGGATTGTTCGAGAAAATTCAAACTATCACTGCACGTGCTGCCGAATCTAAAGAAATCTCTTTGTGCCATTCTCAAGAATATGTGGAGTATGTAAAATCCTTTTGCGAAAAAGGAGGCGGTTACTTTGATCCTGATACTTATTCAAACCAAAATTCTTTTCTTGCCGCTGCAACCGCCGTTGGAAGTTCAATTGATCTGACGAAAGAAGTTTGTAGTGGAAATTTAAAAAACGGATTTGCACTACTCCGTCCACCTGGACATCACGCACTTGCAAACCGTGCGATGGGATTTTGTCTGTTCGGCAATATTGCAATTGCAGCAAAGTCAGCTTTGACTCAACCCGGAATAAATAAAGTTGCAATCGTTGATTTTGATGTTCATCACGGTAATGGAACACAAGCTTTGGTCGGCGATGATCCGAATATACTTTTTATTTCTACTCATCAATATCCATTTTATCCCGGGACAGGAAGTATCAGAGAAATCGGTACGGGAGATGCAGAAGGAACTGTTATTAATAATCCATTACAAGCCGGCGTTGGTGATACAGGTTTCAAATCTGTGTTTGAGGAAATTGTTATTCCGATGTTACAAAGATTTCATCCCGATTTAATCCTTGTATCTGCCGGATACGACGCTCACTGGGATGACCCGCTGGCAAATCTGAATTTGAGTCTTTCAGGTTTCGATTGGATTACAACTCAACTCATTAAATCTGCTACACAGCTTTGCGAAGGAAAAATAATTTTCTTCCTTGAAGGAGGATACAACCTTGATGTTTTGAGTTATGGTGTAACTAACACGATCCGTGGACTTTTAGGAATTGATGGATTTGAAGATCCAATCGGCAAATCAAATCAAACTGAACCGGATATCACTCATCTTTTAAATGAACTAAAAAAGATTCATAGTTTATAG